The Pelagibius sp. CAU 1746 genomic sequence GGTGACCTCGGCGTCACGCAGCCACAGCGACAGCGTCGAGAACAGCAGCAGGAAGGGCAGGCCGGCGGAGAAGCCGAGGAACAGCATCCCGATGACGCGCGGGTGCAGGTAGACCTCGAAAGCCTCCGCCCAGGATCGCCTGGGCCTGCTTACTGTTTCCTCAGACGGCATCCTTCAGCCGGCTCTCCTTCTTGCGCGCGTGCGGGTCGAGCAGGCGCTTGCGCAGGCGGATCGACTTGGGCGTCACCTCCACCAGCTCGTCGTCGGCAATATAGGCCAAAGCCTGCTCCAGCGACATGACGCGCGGCGGGGTGAGGCGCACGGCCTCGTCCTTGCCGGAGGCGCGCATGTTGGTGAGCTGCTTGGCCTTCATCGGGTTCACTTCCAGGTCGTTGCCGCGGCTGTGCTCGCCGATCACCATGCCTTCGTAGACCGGCTTGCCCGGGTCGATGAAGATCTCGCCGCGTTCCTCCAGGTTCCACAGGGCATAGGGCACCGCCTTGCCGGTGCCGTTGGAGATCAGCACGCCGTTGCGCCGGCCCTGGATCGGGCCCTTGTAGGGGGCGTAGCTGTGGAACACCCGGTTCATGATGCCGGTGCCGCGGGTGTCGGTCAGGAACTCGCCGTGATAGCCGATGAGGCCGCGCGCCGGCGCCAGGAAGGTGACGCGCGTCTTGCCGCCGCCCGAGGGCCGCATGTCGATCAGCTCGGCCTTGCGCAGGCCCATCTTCTCCACCACCACGCCGGAGTAGTCGTCGTCCACGTCGACCTGGACCTCTTCGATCGGCTCCAGGCGCTGGCCGCTTTCGGGATCGTTGCGGAACAGCACGCGCGGGCGCGAGATCGACAGCTCGAAGCCCTCGCGGCGCATGGTCTCGATCAGGACGCCGAGCTGCAGCTCGCCGCGCCCGGCCACCTCGAAGGCGTCCTTGTCCTCGGTCTCGGTGATGCGGATGGCGACGTTGCCCTCGGCCTCGCGCATCAGCCGGTCGCGGATCATGCGCGAGGTGACCTTGTCGCCTTCCTGGCCGGCCAGCGGCGAGTCGTTCACCGAGAAGGTCATGGCCAGCGTCGGCGGGTCGATGGGCTGCGATTCCAGGGCTTCGGGAAATTCCGGCGCGGCGATGGTGTCGGCCACGGTGGCCTCGGCCAGGCCGGCGATGGCGACGATGTCGCCCGCCGCGGCTTCCTCCACCGGCTCGCGCTTCAGGCCGTCGAAGGACAGCAGCTTGGTCAGCCGCCCGCCAGTCAGCACCTTGCCGTCGCGGCGCAGCACCTTCACCGGCATGTTGATCTTGGCGGTGCCGCTGTAGACCCGCCCAGTGAGGATGCGGCCCAGGAAGTTGTCGGCCTCCAGCGTCGTCGCCAGCATGGCGAAGGGCGCCTCGGGGTCGGCCACCGGCGGCTGCACGTGCTTGACGATGAGGTCGAAGAGCTGGTGCAGGTCCTTGCGCTCCTCCTCCAGGTCGGCGACGGCCCAGCCCTGCTTGGCCGAGGCGAAGAGGGTGGGGAAATCGAGCTGCTCGTCGGAGGCCTCCAGCGCCACGAAGAGGTCGAAGACCTGGTCGTGCACCCAGTGCGGGCGGGCGTCGGGCTTGTCGGCCTTATTGACCACCACGATGGGCTTGAGGCCGCGGGCCAGCGCCTTGGCGGTGACGAACTTGGTCTGCGGCATGGGGCCTTCGGCCGCGTCGACCAGCAGCAGGACGCCGTCGACCATGGAGAGGATGCGCTCCACCTCGCCGCCGAAGTCGGCGTGGCCGGGCGTGTCGACGATGTTGATCTTGACGTCGCCCCAGGTGACCGCCGTGCACTTGGCGAGGATGGTGATGCCGCGTTCGCGCTCCAGGTCGTTGGAGTCCATCGCCCGCTCGGTCACCTGCTGATGGCTGTGATAGGTGCCGGACTGCTTCAGCAGCTCGTCGACAAGGGTCGTCTTGCCGTGGTCGACGTGGGCGATGATCGCAATATTGCGAATGTTACTGGCCTGAACCGTCATGCTGTCGTTCTGCTTTCTGGAAAGAGGATCGGCTGAAGGGGCCTCATGCCCGCTTCGCCTGCGCCGGCCCGAGCTGCGCGGCCACCAGGTCCGCGAGGGTCCGCTCCGGGCGCGCGCCGACGTGGGAGATCACCTCGGCGGCGGCGAGGGCGCCGATGCGCCCGCTGTCGTAAAGGGACTGGCCGTTGGTAATGCCGTAGAGGAAACCGGCGGCGAAGAGGTCGCCGGCGCCGGTGGTGTCCACCACTTCCTTGACCGGAGCGGCGTCGACCACGTGGACTTCCTCGCCGGCAACGATGACCGCGCCCTTCTCGCTGCGGGTCAGGGCCGCCACGTCGCAGTGGGCGCGCACGCATTGCAGGGCGGTGTCGAAGTCGGTGGCGTCATAGAGACTGCAGACCTCTTCTTCATTGGCGAAGACGATGTCGACGTGCTTCTCCATGAAGTCCTTCAGTTCGTCCTTGTAGCGGTTGACGAGGAAGGGGTCGGAAAGGGTGAGGGAGATCCTGCGTCCCGCGGCGTGGGCCAGCCGCGCCGCCTTCAGGAAGGCCGCCTTGGCCGTGGGCGAGTCCCAGAGGTAGCCCTCCATATAGGTGACGGCGGCGGCCTGCACCTGGGCGTCGATCACGTCGTCGGGGCCGAATTCCACGGCAGCGCCCAAGAAGGTGTTCATGGAACGGTGGGCGTCGGGGGTCACCAGGATCATGGAGCGCCCGGTGGCCGGGCCGCTGCCGGCGTGGGGCACGTCGAAGGCGACGCCGGTGGCGCGGATGTCGTGGGTGAAGATGGCGCCCAGCTGGTCGTCGCGCACCTTGCCCAGGAAGGCCGCCTTGCCGCCCAGAGAAGCGATCCCCGCCGCCGTGTTGCCGGCCGAGCCGCCGGAGACCTCGACCGCCGGGCCCATGGCGTCATAGAGGTGCAGGGCGCGCGGCTCGTCGATCAGGGTCATGCTGCCCTTAGGGA encodes the following:
- a CDS encoding adenosine kinase, whose product is MTAQTLDVVTIGNALVDVLAKAEDSFLETHGIPKGSMTLIDEPRALHLYDAMGPAVEVSGGSAGNTAAGIASLGGKAAFLGKVRDDQLGAIFTHDIRATGVAFDVPHAGSGPATGRSMILVTPDAHRSMNTFLGAAVEFGPDDVIDAQVQAAAVTYMEGYLWDSPTAKAAFLKAARLAHAAGRRISLTLSDPFLVNRYKDELKDFMEKHVDIVFANEEEVCSLYDATDFDTALQCVRAHCDVAALTRSEKGAVIVAGEEVHVVDAAPVKEVVDTTGAGDLFAAGFLYGITNGQSLYDSGRIGALAAAEVISHVGARPERTLADLVAAQLGPAQAKRA
- the typA gene encoding translational GTPase TypA, with product MTVQASNIRNIAIIAHVDHGKTTLVDELLKQSGTYHSHQQVTERAMDSNDLERERGITILAKCTAVTWGDVKINIVDTPGHADFGGEVERILSMVDGVLLLVDAAEGPMPQTKFVTAKALARGLKPIVVVNKADKPDARPHWVHDQVFDLFVALEASDEQLDFPTLFASAKQGWAVADLEEERKDLHQLFDLIVKHVQPPVADPEAPFAMLATTLEADNFLGRILTGRVYSGTAKINMPVKVLRRDGKVLTGGRLTKLLSFDGLKREPVEEAAAGDIVAIAGLAEATVADTIAAPEFPEALESQPIDPPTLAMTFSVNDSPLAGQEGDKVTSRMIRDRLMREAEGNVAIRITETEDKDAFEVAGRGELQLGVLIETMRREGFELSISRPRVLFRNDPESGQRLEPIEEVQVDVDDDYSGVVVEKMGLRKAELIDMRPSGGGKTRVTFLAPARGLIGYHGEFLTDTRGTGIMNRVFHSYAPYKGPIQGRRNGVLISNGTGKAVPYALWNLEERGEIFIDPGKPVYEGMVIGEHSRGNDLEVNPMKAKQLTNMRASGKDEAVRLTPPRVMSLEQALAYIADDELVEVTPKSIRLRKRLLDPHARKKESRLKDAV